A stretch of DNA from Anaerolineae bacterium:
TTCCCGAGGTGCTGTTGACGGTTGGCCTTTCCTTTATCATTGCGGATGGCTGTCTAGCCATTTTTGGCGGCAACCCCCGCACGCTTCCTCCCCCCAAGTTCCTCGCCGGCACGGTGGAGATTGGCCCTGTGACCTATCCGTGGTTCCGCCTGTTCGTCGTGTTTATGGCTGTGTTGATCGCCATCGCGCTGTGGCTCCTGCAGGAAAGGACGCGTCTGGGTGCGATCGTGCGCGCCGGCGTGGATGACGCCGAGATGGTGGCCGCATTGGGCATCAACATCAAGCAGATCTTTACCATGGTCTTCTTCATGGGCGCCGCCCTGGCTGGCCTTTCCGGTGTCGCCGGAAGCGCCGTCCTGGCACTCTATCCGGGCGTGGATGCCGAAATCCTCACCTACGGCCTGGTGGTGGTCATCATCGGCGGACTTGGCAGTCTTCCTGGAGCCATTGTGGGCAGTCTCTTTGTCGGTCTGGTGGATACCTTCGGCAAAGCCTTGTTCCCCGAAATATCCTAC
This window harbors:
- a CDS encoding branched-chain amino acid ABC transporter permease translates to MSPTFISLQVLNGITFASLLFLLASGFTFIFGLMRIMNLAHGGFYLLGGYIGITVLVATGNFWLAILSAALGVAIFGVVIERFLLRFVRGKILPEVLLTVGLSFIIADGCLAIFGGNPRTLPPPKFLAGTVEIGPVTYPWFRLFVVFMAVLIAIALWLLQERTRLGAIVRAGVDDAEMVAALGINIKQIFTMVFFMGAALAGLSGVAGSAVLALYPGVDAEILTYGLVVVIIGGLGSLPGAIVGSLFVGLVDTFGKALFPEISYFTVFAPMAIMLAVRPRGLFGRE